One window of Anaerolineae bacterium genomic DNA carries:
- a CDS encoding DUF2188 domain-containing protein has product MAKKEAVKKNVVVSARRDGTWAVKREGARCATKTLDTREEAEAFARQLAAEEGVEVIVEG; this is encoded by the coding sequence GTGGCCAAGAAGGAAGCAGTGAAGAAGAACGTGGTGGTGTCGGCGCGCCGAGATGGAACCTGGGCAGTGAAGCGCGAGGGAGCCCGCTGCGCCACCAAGACCCTGGACACCCGAGAGGAGGCGGAGGCCTTCGCCCGCCAGCTCGCGGCGGAAGAAGGAGTGGAGGTAATCGTCGAGGGCTGA
- a CDS encoding DMT family protein, with protein sequence MPPPCAERRGGHRVKTVLLLAVSNLFMTLAWYGHLKYKSAPLLRVIVISWMIAFVEYCFQVPANRIGHGQFSAAQLKTMQEAITLVIFSGFSVLYLKESLRWNYILGFLLIVAAVFVIFKKW encoded by the coding sequence ATGCCGCCACCTTGTGCCGAGCGGCGTGGAGGGCACCGCGTGAAGACGGTTCTGCTCTTGGCCGTCTCCAACCTGTTCATGACCCTGGCCTGGTACGGCCACCTCAAGTACAAGTCGGCGCCTCTCTTGCGGGTGATCGTTATCAGTTGGATGATCGCCTTCGTTGAGTACTGCTTTCAGGTGCCTGCCAACCGTATCGGTCATGGCCAGTTCTCCGCCGCTCAGCTCAAGACCATGCAGGAGGCCATTACCCTGGTGATCTTCTCCGGCTTCTCCGTTCTCTACCTCAAAGAGAGCCTGCGGTGGAACTACATCTTGGGCTTCCTGCTCATCGTGGCGGCGGTGTTTGTCATCTTCAAGAAGTGGTGA
- a CDS encoding alpha-mannosidase, with translation MEQDLSRFTVHLLGNAHIDLVYRWRLNEVIERVAPDTFTGVLALMKRDPDFTFVQSQMALYQAMQEHHPELYRKIEEAVQDGRWAVVGGWAEYDHMLTGDESIIRHYLLGTQYMRAQGLAQRIVVDWCPDSFSGHAHTLPTIMAGCGIRYLLMIRATPQGMPAFIWEGPDGSQVLTCRAPLGYGIALSPSVLDVLPEWERVTGLTDVLVLYGMGDHGGGPRQGDLDALADMQSRPGAPRFVHSLPEPFFQTLGWRMAEAGERDGRSYVFRGELLDVSRGPFTSEGRNKRRIVALQHDLLTAERLASLSSLLQRKPVCPRVDFDRIWQALLRHQFHDDIPGTSRHPVYLDNEREYESIGREIEEIALTAMGEVGARLDTRGEGQPVIVFNPLAWERTGPALATLRMAEAPGRLAVVDESGGLQPAQVVSHHHEGPWHMVDVAFTAREVPPVGYRLYRVLEAVAVEPESDLRVGQSTIENQFLRVTMDERSGNVSSIFDKRRGVEVLSGPSNALQLLGEDPSKSSAWIMWPTGETEELDRADQVRLLEAGPARATLSASSYWRDSHFERQVTLCSGVPVVFFRCVCHWYEREAALKVAFRLDAPEAVATYDVPFGSIERPTNGQEVPAHRWADLSGPSGGAALLNRGCFGHDAEKGTLRLTLLRGIGDLDPLADEGEHEIVYALYPHAGGWQSAEVVRRGMEFNLPFVSRREMKRSGVISPWGAPGLKAALPPSLGLVEVGPANVVLTALKLEQGQWTRGALILRLYEAHGQETTACLRFPEPVALVQETNHLEESKAEGRVRWQDNEIALHFRPHEIRTIRVELAVYGLGLDTEACGDARGLENG, from the coding sequence ATGGAGCAGGACCTCTCCCGGTTCACGGTACACCTCCTGGGCAACGCCCACATAGACCTGGTGTACCGCTGGCGGCTGAACGAGGTGATCGAGAGGGTGGCCCCAGATACCTTCACCGGTGTGCTGGCGCTGATGAAGCGGGACCCCGACTTCACTTTCGTGCAGAGCCAGATGGCCCTCTACCAAGCCATGCAAGAGCACCACCCGGAGCTGTACCGAAAGATCGAGGAGGCCGTGCAGGACGGGCGCTGGGCCGTGGTGGGGGGATGGGCCGAGTACGACCACATGCTGACCGGCGACGAGAGCATCATTCGTCACTACCTCCTCGGCACCCAGTACATGCGGGCTCAGGGGCTGGCCCAGCGCATCGTGGTGGACTGGTGCCCGGACTCTTTCTCCGGCCACGCCCACACCCTGCCTACCATCATGGCTGGGTGCGGCATCAGGTACCTCCTGATGATTAGGGCCACGCCCCAGGGCATGCCGGCGTTCATCTGGGAAGGGCCGGACGGCTCGCAGGTGCTGACTTGCCGGGCGCCTCTGGGGTATGGGATCGCCCTCTCCCCCTCCGTGCTGGACGTTCTCCCCGAATGGGAGCGGGTCACGGGGCTGACCGACGTACTCGTTCTCTACGGCATGGGCGACCACGGAGGCGGCCCCCGCCAGGGCGACCTCGACGCTCTGGCCGACATGCAGTCGCGGCCGGGTGCGCCCCGGTTCGTCCATAGCCTGCCCGAGCCCTTCTTCCAGACATTGGGATGGCGCATGGCGGAGGCAGGGGAGCGGGACGGCCGCTCCTACGTATTCCGGGGAGAGCTTCTGGACGTCTCTCGGGGTCCGTTCACATCGGAGGGACGCAACAAGCGGCGCATCGTGGCGTTGCAGCACGATCTCCTGACGGCGGAGCGCCTGGCGTCGTTGTCTTCGCTGCTGCAGCGCAAGCCAGTGTGTCCCCGGGTGGACTTCGACCGTATCTGGCAGGCGCTGCTGCGGCATCAGTTCCACGACGACATCCCCGGCACCTCCCGTCACCCAGTCTATCTGGACAACGAGCGCGAGTACGAGAGCATCGGCCGGGAGATTGAGGAGATTGCTCTGACGGCCATGGGCGAGGTGGGGGCCCGGCTAGATACGCGCGGTGAAGGCCAGCCGGTGATCGTGTTCAACCCGCTGGCGTGGGAGCGCACCGGGCCCGCTCTGGCTACCCTCCGGATGGCCGAGGCTCCGGGCAGGCTGGCCGTGGTGGACGAGAGCGGCGGCCTTCAGCCCGCCCAGGTGGTGTCTCACCATCACGAAGGCCCCTGGCACATGGTGGACGTCGCCTTCACCGCCAGGGAGGTGCCTCCGGTAGGCTATCGCCTCTACCGCGTCCTCGAGGCCGTCGCTGTTGAGCCTGAGTCGGACCTGCGAGTGGGCCAGAGCACCATCGAGAACCAGTTTCTGCGAGTCACAATGGACGAGCGGAGCGGCAACGTCAGCAGTATCTTCGACAAGCGCCGGGGCGTGGAAGTGCTATCCGGCCCCAGCAACGCCCTCCAGTTGCTGGGCGAGGACCCGAGCAAGTCCAGCGCCTGGATCATGTGGCCCACGGGGGAAACGGAGGAGCTGGACCGGGCCGACCAGGTGAGGCTGTTGGAGGCGGGGCCAGCCCGTGCCACTCTAAGCGCGTCCTCCTACTGGCGGGATTCCCACTTTGAGCGACAGGTCACCCTGTGCAGCGGCGTGCCGGTGGTGTTCTTCCGCTGCGTCTGTCACTGGTACGAGCGCGAGGCGGCGCTGAAGGTGGCCTTTCGACTGGACGCACCTGAGGCCGTGGCCACCTACGACGTGCCCTTCGGGTCCATCGAGCGCCCGACGAACGGTCAGGAGGTGCCTGCGCACCGTTGGGCGGACTTGAGCGGGCCTTCTGGAGGCGCCGCCCTGCTCAATCGCGGCTGCTTCGGCCACGATGCCGAGAAGGGCACCTTGCGGCTGACTCTTTTGCGTGGCATCGGCGACTTGGACCCCCTGGCTGACGAGGGCGAGCACGAGATCGTGTATGCCCTGTATCCTCATGCAGGGGGCTGGCAGTCGGCGGAAGTAGTCCGGCGGGGGATGGAGTTCAACCTACCTTTCGTCTCCCGGCGGGAGATGAAGCGCTCCGGCGTGATTTCGCCCTGGGGGGCGCCGGGGCTCAAGGCGGCGCTCCCGCCGTCGCTCGGGCTGGTGGAGGTAGGGCCGGCCAACGTAGTGTTGACGGCGCTGAAGTTGGAGCAGGGCCAGTGGACCCGAGGAGCCCTCATCCTGCGTCTGTACGAGGCTCATGGCCAGGAGACCACCGCTTGCCTCCGGTTCCCGGAGCCGGTGGCCCTGGTGCAGGAGACCAATCACCTGGAGGAAAGCAAGGCGGAGGGGCGGGTGCGGTGGCAGGACAACGAGATCGCCTTGCACTTCCGTCCCCACGAGATCCGCACCATCCGGGTTGAACTGGCCGTCTACGGGCTGGGGTTGGATACCGAGGCCTGCGGCGATGCCCGTGGGTTGGAGAACGGATAG